The genomic DNA TGTCTGTGCTTTTGTTTGTGATAATGTATGCCTCTGACATTAAGCTTGATCTTGGTGTTTTGTCTATGTCAATAAATGGTGAGTAAATCATTAGATAATTTCTGCAATTACTAACCATGGAGGTGTCTTGTCCACTGTGCCAGTGACTTTAGTTTCTATCCGACCTGTCTCCTTGATCATTAATGCTGCATTTCCATCTGAGAATccttgattttttgtttgttcccCTTTTCACTGTGGCTTCACAAAGCTACAGGATACAATAATTATTCCTTCCTTACTATCAATTTCGATATTTTGCAGTTCTGCCATGGGCTTGACTGTTACCCCGTCCAAGCCTGTGCCACTTGCTGCATGACATGCCATTAAGTTGATAGATGAGATGTTGGGGCAAGGAAATCTACTTTCCTCAGAAAGCCAGCTGACAGAGAAGATGGGGACTCATATCCAAAAGAACTATGTTAACTAAGCTCTATGCAAGCTTCATTTATGTTATGGGAAGGGGGAACAGGAGGTGGAGTAGGCTAAGGGGTGACTGAAGGCTGAAGACATTTGGGCATCTGCCAGGGTCCTAGGAGAACTGAGAAACTCCATATCCTTGGGTAGTTGACTCTCACCAGCCCAGGTCTGGTCACAGTGTTCCTAAAACTCTTTGACCAGGCACTCAGTATTTCTGTACATAATATTCCCCTATCTCCTGGAAGAGGCAAGGTTTGTTAAAGAGCTATTTGAGGAAATCTCAAACTATCAGCAAAGTTCCTTGTGATGTTCAACAAGGCAGAATGCAGGGCTGCAGACTGAGCAGAAgcctatttcctttcctttccagttCTGTCCGAGGATAGGCaggaaacaaataccatatgaagaCAGAGATGCCAACGTTTTCACCAGGTTACATGACAATATGtcttttttgtaaaataattagGTAATTTAAAGCTGACATTTGTTCAACTGAATGAGCATGGCTcaatttaacataaaaaatacattaataggCCATTCCAAATAGCAAACTTTACCATTTTCAGTACATATGGAAGCActaagttaattatttttataaccaCCTCTTATTcaatatctttttctctttctacctctaGGAGTGACACACGCTCCTCCTCCCTCATTTGGAAGGATGCTTTATCAAAATGGCAGCAGTTTACACCCAGCGACGTTTTTCCTCATCGGAATCCCAGGTCTGGAAGGTATCCACGCCTGGATCTCCCTGCCTTTCTGCTCTATTTACCTTGTGGCTTTAGTGGGAAATGCCACAATTCTGCTAGTCATCAAGATGGAGCAGACCCTCCAGGAGCCCATGTTCTACTTTCTGGCCCTCCTTTCCACGACTGATCTGGCCCTTTGTACAACCGCTGTGCCCCGCATGCTGGGCATCCTCTGGTTTGATGCCCATGAGATTAACTTTGGCGCTTGTGTGGCCCAGATGTTTCTGATCCATGCGTTCACTGGCATGGAGGATGATGTCCTTGTGGCCATGGCATTTGACCGTTACGTGGCGATCTGTACTCCTCTTCACTACAAGTCCATCATGACGTCCCGGGTGCTGGTGGGCATCACCATGTGCATTGTAATTCATCCAGTCCTGCTCGTACTTCCCATAGTTTATCTTATCTACCACCTACCCTTCTGCCAGACTCGTATAATAGCTCATTCCTACTGTGAGCACATGGGCATTGCAAAACTGTCCTGTGGAAACATCAGTATCAATGCCATCTATGGGCTCTTTGtggtctctctcttccttctgaacCTGGTCCTTATCGGCATCTCCTACGTTTACATTCTCCGCTCTGTCTTCCGCCTCCCATCGCGGGACGCCCGGCTCAAAGCCCTGAACACGTGCGGCTCCCATGTTGGGGTCATGTGTGTTTTCTATGTTCCCTCGGTCTTCTCCTTCCTCACTCACCGATTTGGGCACAACATACCACGCTATATTCACATTCTTGTCGCCAACCTGTACCTGGTGATTCCCCCTTCCCTCAACCCCATCATTTACGGTGTGAGGACCAAGCAGATACGCGAGCAAGTGCTCCGTGTCTTTTCTGCACACTAGGGCTCTTGCTGGGTTTCTTTACCAAGTACTTTGATCCAGCAAGGAAGACTGGTGTGTTCTTtccagaaagattattttctctcCAAATTTAGTGTTGCCAAATTATATTCCATAGTAGTTGAACTTGGCTCCTCACTGTTTCTATGATTTGAATAATCTTTGACAAAGTTCATGCTCAAGGAGTAATTCTCATTTTGTATTTGAgaactgtttgtttgtttttctgagtgAGTGGGAATGACCAAGCAATAAGCTGTCCTATCATTAGATGTTTAACATTTTactcccccattgtatgttctcttttctcctttcttatagcaaaagcaaaaacaagagaACATATACCAAAAGCTTTTTTCCCTCATGTTGGAGTTAAAAACCATGACTATAATGATGAATTTGCCTTGAACGTAATTTTTAACCAGCTGTAAGAGTTATTTAAGTAGAAATCACTTGTAACTACCACCCCAATccagtttctgttttttcttattgtCAGAGACCGGAGTGACTACCACATgccctttttctttcttagaacctatatttatcattttaaattcaaTAATTTCTGCGGGGTTTAGAATTGTAATTGTTATTTCTTCTAAGTCGTAATGCACTGTGTATCATTTCATGGAGAACTATTTCATTAATGCTAAATTTAGAAATGTATCGATGTTAGTACATACGGCTatagaaaatcatttttaaatgcagtggaatctttcattttatttatctctttctctttcGATAATATGTATagtattttagttattttaaatttacaatCAGTGTTGTAAGTATTTATGAGTAGTTTTGTgcatatttggaaaataaaggtTCTACACTTAGAAGTAGAATTCTTAGGGACTACAATGCTAATTGAATAGATAGATCATGTTCTTGCTTTCATGTATTATGTGTTCTATTTACTGCAATTTCCTCACTCCACTCCCCAGATTATCTGCCTTGCTATGGGAATTCTCATTGCATAAGTGATCTGAGTACACATGACACATTAACACTTTCCAATAAgtcctttatattttatattccttcCTCATTCGGTAGATTAAAGTTTTGAATGAAAccgatatttattatattatctcTCGCACAACATTCTATCACTTCAGACTTAGGACTTGTGCATAGCTTTCTGTATGAATAGCTTTCCACACTTACTAGCTTGCTGACCAACAGGGGTCACAAGTCCGCCACcacattattttactgcaaatACACAAATGCTGTAGCCTGAATAATTTTTTTGTACCCATTCATGTTATAATTCCTTCACAGATGCTGAATGCACCTAGTTTTCTACAAACACCCATTTATTCCCGCATTCTTCATCGAGTTAAGTAAATTTGTTTATAGATCTTTTTATCATTCTAACTCCTCCCTGAATTGTACCTAATCTTGCAATAAATTCTTTATTCTTTCGCAGTAGTGTAATTCTGAATCTGTAATAAGTGTATGTGTTAATAGAGGTTCCTGGGTAACAAGTCTTTAAGAAAAGGAATTTGGGATTAGTTCCTTATCTGATTAGCCTTAAGATACCAAGGGCTTGCATTAATAGGTAGTTGGGAAAGAAGGTTTCTAAAAGGTAGTGTCAAAATGTTATGAATATTATCACCTCTAGATCTTTGCAACCATGTGCCTGAAGAAGGCAAGGATCTCAGTGGTCTCATATTTCATGAAATGATTCACATAAActaaccatatgatccaacatCTCCACAATGAAATatgtgtccaagagattttaaaacacacatacatacaaaaaatgTCAATGATGTTCATGGTATCATTATTCAAGTaggaacaacccaaatgtacaTTACCTGAGGACTGGATAAACAGCATGCAttatattcacacaatggaatattacttgggcGTAAATCAACTAAAGTACTAACACATGAAACCAAATGAATGAACTTTGAAACATTATGCTACATGAGGGAAACCAGACACCAAAGGGCACATACTGTATGGTTCTATTTGTATGAAATGCTCAGTATAGGCAAATCCACAGTGATGGAATATTCTGCTCCCTTTGGTTATAGAGTTGGGACACAGTTCAGTGACCAAGAAAGGGCAAAGGCTTTCCCTTGTGGTGATGAAAACAGTTCAAAATTGTGTTTTGAAACATATGAAACATTTCAAATGTCATGTAATGGTTTCGTGTCTGTATGAATATGGTCAAATCAGTGTATAATTTGTATGGGTgataatatgtatataatactTTCACTGTATGTGGATAATATCTCAAAAAAGttgttacttaaaaataatacatactgCATGGTTTTACTCATACAAATTATCTAGAATTTAAGATAATGTATTAACGACAAAAAACAGATCTCTAGTTGGGGAATTGGGCAGGGATGAACAGGAGGGGAGGGTTAAAAATTGACATCTGAATACACTTGTGTGTGATACATTATCTTAACTGTGGTGACAGTTGCTTAGGTTAAATTGTATTTCAAAACTTCTCAAAAGGGAAAATTTAAATTTGTATCAATTATAGTACATCAGGGGTACCTcaaaaaagctttgggaattttcttttttttttgacgtcaccaaaatgttttctttgctatgtatatatactttttacttttttcattttttattttttgttttgttatcattaatctacaattacatgaagaacattatgtttaataggctctcccctaccccaagtcccccccaacaaaccccattaccgtcactgtccataagcatagtaagatgtcgtagaatcactacttgtcttctctgtgttgcacagccctcccctttcccccaccccccacattatacatgctaatcataataccccctttcttcttccccaccctgatcgcaccctaccctcccattctccccagtctctttccctttggtaactgatagtccattcttgggttctgtgattctgctgctgttttgtttcctcagtttttcttttgttcttatactccacagatgagtgaaatcatttggtatttgtctttctccgcttggcttatttcattgagcataataccctctagctccatccatgttgttgcaaattgtaggatttgttttcttcttatgg from Manis pentadactyla isolate mManPen7 chromosome 9, mManPen7.hap1, whole genome shotgun sequence includes the following:
- the LOC118912145 gene encoding olfactory receptor 52J3-like, producing MLYQNGSSLHPATFFLIGIPGLEGIHAWISLPFCSIYLVALVGNATILLVIKMEQTLQEPMFYFLALLSTTDLALCTTAVPRMLGILWFDAHEINFGACVAQMFLIHAFTGMEDDVLVAMAFDRYVAICTPLHYKSIMTSRVLVGITMCIVIHPVLLVLPIVYLIYHLPFCQTRIIAHSYCEHMGIAKLSCGNISINAIYGLFVVSLFLLNLVLIGISYVYILRSVFRLPSRDARLKALNTCGSHVGVMCVFYVPSVFSFLTHRFGHNIPRYIHILVANLYLVIPPSLNPIIYGVRTKQIREQVLRVFSAH